A stretch of Rhinoderma darwinii isolate aRhiDar2 chromosome 4, aRhiDar2.hap1, whole genome shotgun sequence DNA encodes these proteins:
- the C1D gene encoding nuclear nucleic acid-binding protein C1D, with protein sequence MTTEEYPTEIHEYLVAFDESVATVDEMLNKMMSVSRSELLQKIDPMEQAKLDLVSAYTLNSLFWVYLTTQGLNPKEHAVKGELERIRSYMNRVKEITDRKKAARIDKGAAQRFIKHALCDPTAEEGTPAKKQSRTKQK encoded by the exons ATGACCACCGAGGAATATCCTACGGAGATCCACGAGTATCTGGTGGCGTTTGATGAGTCGGTTGCGACTGTTGATGAAATGTTGAACAAAATGATGTCTGTCTCCAGGTCCGAGCTTCTCCAGAAA ATAGACCCGATGGAACAAGCAAAATTAGATCTGGTTTCTGCATACACCTTAAATTCTCTGTTCTGGG TGTACCTGACGACTCAAGGGCTTAATCCTAAAGAGCATGCAGTGAAAGGAGAGCTG GAAAGAATACGAAGTTATATGAACAGAGTCAAAGAAATAACAGACCGTAAGAAAGCTGCCAGAATAGACAAGGGAGCAGCGCAGCGATTTATAAAGCATGCTCTTTGTGATCCCACTGCCGAGGAAGGCACCCCGGCCAAAAAACAGTCCAGGACAAAGCAGAAATAG